The following coding sequences are from one Deltaproteobacteria bacterium window:
- a CDS encoding cysteine desulfurase yields the protein MEADFLYLDYNATTPVDPAVRKAVTNCLDETWANPSSGHSFGRKAREVLEAARSDLADLIGADAEEIVFTSGGTESNNTVILGIVPSLFPAKAHVVTTQIEHPSVLNPAIRLMELGYEVSFVGVDRHGIVSPDAVDAALRPETVLVSVMLANNETGAIQPVGEIARRARARGILVHTDAAQAVGKMPVDVRELGVDYLTVAGHKLYAPKGIGALFIRKGAQFAPFLYGSGQEAGRRPGTEPVPMAVGLGEAARLAGEDLAGEAARLVRLRERLFDGILSLRRPVVRHGLPKTTLSNTLCISFPGLIGAKILEGASPLMASTGAACHDRTVAVSHVLSAMGIEREVALGTIRLSLGRWTQDADVEKAVEALDRGIRSL from the coding sequence ATGGAAGCGGACTTTCTGTATCTGGACTATAACGCAACGACACCGGTTGACCCGGCTGTCCGGAAGGCCGTCACGAATTGTCTTGACGAGACATGGGCAAACCCTTCGAGCGGGCATTCCTTCGGCCGAAAGGCCCGCGAGGTGCTCGAGGCCGCCAGGTCCGACTTGGCCGATCTTATTGGGGCCGATGCCGAGGAGATCGTCTTTACGAGCGGCGGGACGGAATCCAACAATACCGTGATCCTCGGGATCGTCCCTAGCCTCTTTCCGGCAAAGGCACACGTAGTCACTACCCAGATCGAGCATCCGTCCGTCCTGAATCCTGCGATCCGCCTCATGGAGCTCGGTTATGAGGTCAGCTTCGTGGGCGTGGACAGGCATGGGATCGTTTCACCCGATGCAGTTGATGCCGCTCTGAGGCCAGAGACGGTCCTGGTCTCGGTGATGCTTGCGAACAACGAGACCGGCGCCATCCAGCCGGTAGGAGAGATCGCGCGCCGCGCCCGGGCCAGGGGTATCCTCGTCCACACGGACGCGGCCCAGGCCGTGGGCAAGATGCCCGTGGATGTCAGGGAACTCGGCGTGGATTACCTCACCGTTGCCGGACACAAACTTTATGCCCCAAAGGGGATCGGCGCACTTTTCATACGGAAAGGGGCCCAGTTTGCTCCATTTTTATACGGTTCAGGCCAGGAGGCGGGCAGAAGGCCCGGAACCGAGCCCGTACCCATGGCCGTTGGGCTTGGGGAGGCGGCCCGGCTTGCCGGAGAGGACCTTGCCGGCGAGGCCGCCAGGCTCGTCCGCCTGAGGGAAAGGCTTTTTGACGGGATCCTTTCCCTGAGACGACCGGTGGTTCGGCACGGCCTGCCCAAGACCACCCTTTCTAACACCTTGTGCATCTCCTTTCCGGGATTGATCGGCGCGAAGATACTCGAAGGGGCCTCACCCCTCATGGCGTCCACGGGGGCGGCCTGTCACGACCGGACAGTGGCCGTATCCCACGTCCTTTCGGCCATGGGAATCGAGCGGGAAGTGGCCCTCGGAACGATCCGGCTCTCCCTCGGCAGGTGGACGCAGGACGCGGATGTGGAGAAGGCAGTGGAGGC